The following coding sequences are from one Microcoleus sp. bin38.metabat.b11b12b14.051 window:
- a CDS encoding GIY-YIG nuclease family protein: MPYMYILECADSSFYTGSTKDLPGRLWQHQNGLGANHTQKRLPVKLVYAEYFDHVADAFYREKQVQGWNRRKKIALMESNWDRLHILAECQNDSHYKNAGFDSDSASSGQVAQPANKPELGED, from the coding sequence ATGCCCTATATGTATATTCTGGAATGTGCTGATAGCTCCTTCTATACGGGAAGTACAAAAGATTTACCAGGTCGTTTGTGGCAGCATCAAAATGGTTTGGGTGCAAATCATACGCAAAAACGACTGCCTGTAAAATTGGTCTATGCTGAGTATTTTGATCATGTAGCGGATGCTTTTTATCGTGAAAAGCAGGTTCAGGGTTGGAATCGAAGGAAAAAAATTGCTCTGATGGAGAGTAACTGGGATCGCCTTCATATTTTGGCAGAGTGTCAGAATGATTCGCATTATAAAAATGCTGGTTTTGACTCCGATTCGGCAAGCTCAGGGCAAGTCGCTCAACCAGCTAATAAACCTGAACTAGGAGAGGATTAA